Within Candidatus Zixiibacteriota bacterium, the genomic segment TTGGAGAAGTTATCGTTGAACCTTCATCGCCATCAGCGCTCAAATAAAACTCGGGCGATGTTCCGCAATTAGTTGCAGGCAATGTGGCTTCATATATATTGCCGCCAAGCGGGGTCAGGCTTGAGGTTAAATACGTTCCGCCATTATAGCGATAGTGAAGCATGCCGCTTCCCGGCACATAGGTTTCCTCGCCATTAACTATTTGAACATTGAATGATGTTGGCACACCCGGTTCAAGAACCTGCGGCGGACCATCCGGTAAAATAATTGTCAATGGAGGTTGTTCACCGCCAAGCGCGATGAGCTGGATATCGTCAATATTCCAGCCGCAATAAACTACAGAGCCATCAGTTTCACCCATAGTCCAGCGAAGGTAAACAACCGGCTGATTATCTGCTATGCTTGAGATATCAAATTCTTGAACAACCCAAGCGTAATCGGCAATATCGCCGGGATTGCTCCAGACAGTTGTCCAATTGGTTCCATCATTTGATACGCGAACATAAGCATGGTCATAAGATGATGTTTCAACTCCCAGCCAGCGCCGGAATTTTAGGGTTACATTACCTAATCCCGAACAATCGATAGAAGTACTTGTAAGATGAGTTTCTGCCATACTATTCGGATAATCGCCATTTAGGTTATAGCCATATACATTATCTCCGGTATAGCCGCTGGTTGGGTCGGGGCTTCCATAACTGCCGCCGCCGCCTGTTGGCTGACCATACGCCCATTGCCCCTCGGTAGTCCAGCCGGGATTAGTATCCAAGTTCCATTCATAAACTATCCCCGGAAGTCCAACATTAAGTTTTACACTTCTTTGCGTATTGCCAACGCTGTCTGTTGTATTTATAAATTCAATTATATCAGTATAACTGCCGTCATCAAGGCTTTCGGCATTTGCATTGAGTGATACCGCAACATCAGCTGTAGCCTCAACATCAAGATAGCCGGAGCCGTTTGTAATTGTAACCCATGGCTGACTATTAGCTGTACTATAGTTGATGCCGTAGTCGCTCAGGTTCTCAATCGTATAAACCATGCTATCCGGAGTAAACGGTCCGCCGTTCATACCCTCAGACACTAAATCAGTTTGCGGGGAAACACGCATTCCTGATAACTCAGCTAACGTAACAGAGGGATCGCCAAACAGATTCAGCTCGTAATAGCACCATCTCATGCACTCATCATTAACGCGATAGAGGTTGTCTTCTTTTGAATCCTGATTGGCTCGCCCTAACTCCGGTTTATTTTCGGCAGGATTAAAAACAGCATCCCAGAATTCGCGGTCGAATCTTTGAGAAGGACCGTCTGTGGAGTTATATTCTCCAAATCCGTAGCGGGCATTCATAATTACGGCAAAAGCGCCGTAGTCAGTTTTGATATTCATTGTTTCCGCCCAACAGTCGGTGCCATCTAAGTGGCCGGCAAGGCAGGTTTGCGAATAAACAAAACAGAGGTCAGTATTTGTAAGGTCGCTAAGGACATCACTATTGTATAATTTCATAGCATAGTCGGGACTGCCATGACCGAGATGGTTAAGAAAATGCACGCCGTTGTTTATGCGATTAACCAGTTCCGATTTTGGCCAATCATTGCCGGGCCATGAGCGTTCGTATAAGGTATCGATGGCATAGAGATCCGATGGTATGCCGATAGTAGTGTAGCTGTGAGCGCTCGAACCGTTAATTAGCTCGTTTAATGTTTCAGCGGCATATTCTGCCGGTCCGCCAAAACCAAGGTATTCGCCAACCAACTGCACTTTCTCGGGATGTGAATGCTGATTGGTCAGATACCAGATAGTTTTATTAACGAAACGAGCAGCCTCCGTAGTATTGCCAACAGAGGCGCGGCCAACATATACTTCAGCAATCAGGTCAACATCACCGCCGCCTTCACCATCGGTGGGTTCGCCCCAATATGCATCGTTATCGTAGTTCCAAGTGCCGTCAAGGCAGGCGAAATAAACATCACTCGGCATGTTTTCCTCAGTATCGCCGCCGGGAGATGTAACCACATATAAATCCTTGGCCGGAATAATGTCATCATCAGCGCCAATTATAACATAATCGATACCATCATTAGTATAGCGATCAGTGATATAGGCTCGTATATCATCAGGGTCGCTTGAACCGATATCGGTGGTCGTATGAATCTCCGTTAAAATTCCGGTTGTGTCATGATAATCTTTAAGAGGTTGGAATGAGCTGACAAGTGAAGTTGTGGTAATAATCAGCAGGTCATAACCCTTAATGTCGGCTCCGAAAGCTTGCCAGTAGCTGGAAACCATATCAGGATTATCGACTTTACTCATTACCTCTGTCTCATCCTCTTGAAAACCGCGAAATAAGGTATTTGATTTACCGCTGGCTTTAGTATTGACAACAACTGTCAATTCAGGATAATAGTAAAGCTCGCCGGTGAGAGGTATATATTCTACGGGCTTAAGCTTTAGGGTTAATATTTGGTAGCCGCGAAAACCGAATACGCCTATTTTATCAAAGGCGCTCTCAGGAAATACACCATCTGAATTGTAAATAGCATTGTCGGGTATAGGGAAATTATCCGCAGTAGGTTCGGCTGATAATCTTACCGGACGAGTTATCGGTTCGATATAATAATCTTCACCGATTAATACTTTTTCTCCGGTAATTATCTCTATATTTGAAACTTCCGAATTATAAGGAAGTAAAATATTTGCCCCTATTGCAGGCAGAGCTGGTTGACCAGCATTGCCGCTGTTCGCTGTATTCGGCATTATAATTCTATCATACTGAGTTCCCGAAATCTGAACTTTCAAAATTTCAGGACGCTCAAAAGAATAGTTCTTTGTGATGTGTGTTTCTTCGGCGAAACAAGATTGGGGTAAGATGAATCCAAGCATTACTGCCATCAGCAACAAAGCAAATTTCTTCATAAAACAGCGCTCCTTAATAAAATGATTAGAGTTAAAATCTAATTTCTTCATTTATTTAAATTTTCCTACTTACTTGAAAAAAATACTTAGTAGTTTACCTGCTTCAAAATTGTTTGGCATAATCAATATATAATAATTTGACATATAAATCAACAACTTAATCAAGCAGAAATATAGAAGGGCGCCGTGGCGACTAAAATTTTAAACCATAAAAAAGATAACGTTGTGATATTTAAAGAGATAGAAATATCTGCTTAATATAATTGCAGATATATCAGATAGTAAATCAATTCTCTTCAATAAAACAATTGACCTCAACCCGCTAAAAAGCTAATTTATCCTCGTCACATAATTTCAGGAGGAACGATGACTGATAAAAAAACGCCGTTTTATGATATTCATAAAAATGTAGGCGCCAAAATAATACCTTTTGCCGGCTACCTTATGCCGGTTATGTACGATTCTATTAACGCCGAACACCTGCGTGTCCGCAACTCGGTGGGTATGTTCGATATAACCCACATGGGCGAATTTGAGGTAACCGGAACCAAAGCTAAAGATTTTGTTCAAAGCATCGCAACCAACGATGTTAATAAGTTGGTCGAAAACCAAGTCTTGTATACCTGCATGTGCAATGAGGCTGGCGGCATTATCGATGACCTGCTGGTGTACAATTTGAAGGATAAAATTCTGTTAGTAGTCAACGCCTCGAATATCGCCAAAGATTACGCGCATATTCAAAAATATCTCCCTGCCGACGTAGAGCTTAACGATGTTTCCGACCAGACCGCCCTTATTGCCATACAGGGTCCGAAATCGGATGATGTGCTGTCAAAGATGACCGATTACCCAATAGCTGATTTGAAATACTACCATGCCGCCTATGTTAGCTTAGTTGGAGAAAAAGTTCTGCTGTCCAAAACCGGCTATACCGGCGAGAACGGCTATGAGTTGTATATCTCCTATGATAAGGCAGTCAAAATCTGGGAAACGGCATCTGATTTGGTCAAACAATTCGGCGGCGGCCCAATTGGCTTGGGTGCGCGCGATTCATTGCGGCTTGAAATGAAATTTGCGCTCTATGGCAATGATATTTCCGAGCAAACTAATCCAATCGAGGCTGGCCTTGGCTGGGTAGTTAAGCTTGATACCGATGATTTCATCGGCCGGGATGCTATTACTGAGATAAAAAAGCAGGGCATCAAAAGAAAGCTTATCGGGTTTGAGGTCGAAGGTAAAGTATTCCCCCGTCAGCATTATCCTATTACGCTTAACGGAGCCAAAATCGGCGAGGTAACATCCGGGATATTTTCGCCATCTCTAAAGAAAGGCATTGGTATGGGGTATGTGCCGAAAGAGTATGCCAAAGCCGGTTCGCAATTTGATATCGAAGTTAGGGGTAAAAAGCAACTGGCAGTAGTGGTTAAGACACCGTTTTATAAGAAATAGGGTTTTTCCGTGAAAGAAAGTTGGCGCACGAGGACGTACGCCAACCACGAGAAGTTGGTGCACGGGGACGTACGCCAACCACGAAATCATGAAACCTGATGCATAGGGAAATAGACAGGCAGCAATTAATATGAACATATTCACTTTTTTTTCACATGATGAGATAACAAGAGTGGATTCATCCGCTGATATTGCTGTTATTTTCGATGTTCTCAGAGATTCAACATTGATAACCGCGGCTTTTAAAGCCGGAGCCTCGAAAATAATTCCGGTTAGAGAAATAGACGACGCTTTTAAGATAGCCAATGAAATAGGGCTTGAGAAGGCTTTGATATGCGGCGCTAAAGATGGTCAAACCATCGATGGTTTCGATTTAGGAGATTCGCCGCAAGAGTTTGCGCCCGATAAAGCAAAAGATAAGGTCATAGTCTGTTATTCTGTCAATATCTGTAATGCCATAGAGATTTTACGCAATACTCCGAGAGTATTGTTTGGCTGTATTAATAATATTCAAGCAATAATCGATAGCATAGATATTCCCTCAAATATTCATCTGCTATGCGCCGGCAAGCTGGGGAATTTTGCTTTTGAGGATGCTGTCTGCGCCGGCATGTTTATTCGGCGAATTGTCGATGGCTATTCAGGTAAAATTGGCCTAAACGACGCCTCTGGAACTTCGGAATATCTGTATAATCAACATCATCGCGATATTACCGGCATGATGATGAAGTCATCCTATGGAGATTTCCTGCGAAAAATCGGAAGGGAGTCGGATATCGAATTTGCCGCCCAAATTGATTGTGTTAATATCGCGCCGGAATTATCACTAAATAAAGATCATATCTTACCTATGGTAGTCTCTGATAATTCAGTTTGATTATTCTAATTTTATTGATAACTACTGTTTGATTAATATTTATAATTGTTTATATTTGCAAATTATGGAAATTATTAAAATTAAATCGCTGGTGGTGATAATATGAAGCTTCAATTCGGTATAATCGGCCTTGGCCAGTCGGGAAAAACAACTATTTTCAATGCCTTATGTTCTGCTGATGCCAGCGTGGGTGATTACTCGTCCTCAAAAGGCGCTAATATCGGGATGGTGAAGGTTCCGGATGAGCGGGTAGATAAGCTGGCCGTGATGTATAGCGCGCCTAAAAGAGTTTATGCTGAAATTGAATTTATCGATATCGCCGGGATGGCTCCATCATCCCAAGGGAAACAGGATATTGTCGATAAGCTAAAAGAAGGCTCATATATACATCAGATAAGAATGGCGCAGGCGCTTCTGATAGTAGTGCGATGTTTCGAGGATGAAAATGTGCCTCACCCCAGAAGCTCGATAAATCCGAAACGCGATATATGCGATATTGAATCAGAGCTGATGCTTGTAGACCTTG encodes:
- a CDS encoding carboxypeptidase regulatory-like domain-containing protein; this translates as MKKFALLLMAVMLGFILPQSCFAEETHITKNYSFERPEILKVQISGTQYDRIIMPNTANSGNAGQPALPAIGANILLPYNSEVSNIEIITGEKVLIGEDYYIEPITRPVRLSAEPTADNFPIPDNAIYNSDGVFPESAFDKIGVFGFRGYQILTLKLKPVEYIPLTGELYYYPELTVVVNTKASGKSNTLFRGFQEDETEVMSKVDNPDMVSSYWQAFGADIKGYDLLIITTTSLVSSFQPLKDYHDTTGILTEIHTTTDIGSSDPDDIRAYITDRYTNDGIDYVIIGADDDIIPAKDLYVVTSPGGDTEENMPSDVYFACLDGTWNYDNDAYWGEPTDGEGGGDVDLIAEVYVGRASVGNTTEAARFVNKTIWYLTNQHSHPEKVQLVGEYLGFGGPAEYAAETLNELINGSSAHSYTTIGIPSDLYAIDTLYERSWPGNDWPKSELVNRINNGVHFLNHLGHGSPDYAMKLYNSDVLSDLTNTDLCFVYSQTCLAGHLDGTDCWAETMNIKTDYGAFAVIMNARYGFGEYNSTDGPSQRFDREFWDAVFNPAENKPELGRANQDSKEDNLYRVNDECMRWCYYELNLFGDPSVTLAELSGMRVSPQTDLVSEGMNGGPFTPDSMVYTIENLSDYGINYSTANSQPWVTITNGSGYLDVEATADVAVSLNANAESLDDGSYTDIIEFINTTDSVGNTQRSVKLNVGLPGIVYEWNLDTNPGWTTEGQWAYGQPTGGGGSYGSPDPTSGYTGDNVYGYNLNGDYPNSMAETHLTSTSIDCSGLGNVTLKFRRWLGVETSSYDHAYVRVSNDGTNWTTVWSNPGDIADYAWVVQEFDISSIADNQPVVYLRWTMGETDGSVVYCGWNIDDIQLIALGGEQPPLTIILPDGPPQVLEPGVPTSFNVQIVNGEETYVPGSGMLHYRYNGGTYLTSSLTPLGGNIYEATLPATNCGTSPEFYLSADGDEGSTITSPSTAPTMVYSALVGALTVVFDDNFETDQGWTAENLGATSGDWERGIPVNDPDWAYDPTSDADGSGQCCLTQNIIGNTDIDNGAVRLTSPTFDMSSGGGVIAYDYYLYLTNTDGDIDKLLVEINNDNGVGTWTEVARHTSQGGLSWRPHEISASSIEDAGVALTSTMKIRFTANDDDPQSIVEAGIDAFMVISLECDSIDTGVIEGIVSDTYGSVSGVEVNADDGLGNVGSDITEGDGSYSIDIAASTYDVSFSHFSHKDTIITNVIVTVNDTTTVDVLMELLLPGAIDGTVTDASAAPIQGVLVELLDGITIIDSDSTDVDGYYYFANLYSESYNLNFDMTGYYTASETNAAVASGDTTTVDKTLHKPGSYSGIVYDYYGSPVDSVHVAAVQQVSTAISLANDKKSTGEKKMPYANLDGSAPVVINVESVDKIQIKDNNIASLSVKSDGLYPVVLDVNIIEDAYTNSAGEYELVLNPGSYTITFEKTEWTTYISSPFSISDDMVMDNQNIILRSTGSLSGVIDDGVVPIEDVYVIVEDGSRALVGDDYTDQYGNYFIADIYDNDYTISYTHVDYNSITLNNQHINDGQDLVLNQTMVQGGYAYLPGDANMYNGLWPPMVIGGDVTYLVNYFKGQSEACLLDGFYASADANGDCVVMGSDVIRLVNYFRGTTTIEYCQDFEPLWPPAPDEAPAGWPNCETLPVISKVIPLGADK
- the gcvT gene encoding glycine cleavage system aminomethyltransferase GcvT, giving the protein MTDKKTPFYDIHKNVGAKIIPFAGYLMPVMYDSINAEHLRVRNSVGMFDITHMGEFEVTGTKAKDFVQSIATNDVNKLVENQVLYTCMCNEAGGIIDDLLVYNLKDKILLVVNASNIAKDYAHIQKYLPADVELNDVSDQTALIAIQGPKSDDVLSKMTDYPIADLKYYHAAYVSLVGEKVLLSKTGYTGENGYELYISYDKAVKIWETASDLVKQFGGGPIGLGARDSLRLEMKFALYGNDISEQTNPIEAGLGWVVKLDTDDFIGRDAITEIKKQGIKRKLIGFEVEGKVFPRQHYPITLNGAKIGEVTSGIFSPSLKKGIGMGYVPKEYAKAGSQFDIEVRGKKQLAVVVKTPFYKK
- a CDS encoding 2-phosphosulfolactate phosphatase, producing the protein MNIFTFFSHDEITRVDSSADIAVIFDVLRDSTLITAAFKAGASKIIPVREIDDAFKIANEIGLEKALICGAKDGQTIDGFDLGDSPQEFAPDKAKDKVIVCYSVNICNAIEILRNTPRVLFGCINNIQAIIDSIDIPSNIHLLCAGKLGNFAFEDAVCAGMFIRRIVDGYSGKIGLNDASGTSEYLYNQHHRDITGMMMKSSYGDFLRKIGRESDIEFAAQIDCVNIAPELSLNKDHILPMVVSDNSV